The Denticeps clupeoides chromosome 5, fDenClu1.1, whole genome shotgun sequence genome includes a region encoding these proteins:
- the snip1 gene encoding smad nuclear-interacting protein 1 — translation MDSGRRHKRQESPTKETKIKIKQEQLSPVRPQRSRQSSPGSNRSSPSPPRRAGSRSPARRRERSPKREDRKKDGRRDNRSPQYKSRSPLCPDTRIKREREDHRSDDDRRRRDRRGEPDDWRGKRDARGPRHIERERGRGGGGRGGEEHRAEHSNMRDARAFQEQQAEREQHNEQRRDRRARQETNGDRGGATMFGASENEDDDDAPPVDKEKPNFELSGALVEDTNTFRGVVIKYNEPPEARIPKRRWRLYPFKNDEALPVMYVHRQSAYLLGRQRKIADIPIDHPSCSKQHAVFQYRLVEFTRSDGTTGRRVKPYIIDLASGNGTFLNNQRIEPQRYYELKEKDVLKFGYSSREYVLLHEFSDTSEVDAGRQEEEEDDEGVDE, via the exons ATGGACAGCGGGAGGCGGCACAAAAGACAGGAATCACCGACAAAGGAAACCAAAATCAAAATTAAGCAAGAGCAACTCAGCCCGGTAAGGCCTCAAAGGTCCCGCCAGTCGAGTCCGGGCTCCAACCGCAGCAGCCCAAGTCCCCCGAGAAGAGCGGGCAGCAG GTCACCAGCCAGAAGAAGGGAGCGGTCCCCAAAAAGAGAAGACCGAAAGAAAGATGGAAGACGGGACAATAGATCACCTCAGTACAAGAGCCGAAGCCCACTTTGCCCCGATACCAGAATAAAACGg GAGCGTGAGGATCACCGCAGTGACGATGACAGGCGGAGGCGTGACAGAAGGGGTGAGCCTGATGATTGGCGAGGAAAGCGAGATGCAAGAGGACCTAGACACAttgagagggagcgagggagaggtggtgggggaagaggaggagaggaacatCGGGCAGAACACTCCAATATGCGTGACGCTCGTGCCTTCCAGGAACAGCAGGCAGAGAGGGAACAGCACAATGAGCAACGGCGTGACCGCAGGGCCAGGCAGGAGACCAATGGTGACCGGGGAGGTGCCACCATGTTTGGAGCTTCTGaaaatgaagatgatgatgatgccccTCCTGTTGATAAAGAAAAGCCCAATTTTGAGCTGTCAGGGGCCCTGGTGGAAGATACCAACACGTTCAGGGGGGTGGTCATTAAATACAATGAGCCGCCCGAAGCCCGTATTCCAAAGCGGAGATGGCGCCTCTACCCTTTCAAGAATGATGAAGCACTTCCGGTCATGTACGTACACAGACAAAGCGCTTACCTGCTGGGGCGCCAGAGGAAGATCGCCGATATCCCAATCGACCACCCCTCCTGCTCCAAGCAACATGCTGTTTTCCAGTACAG gcTGGTGGAGTTCACACGTTCTGATGGAACCACAGGCCGCCGTGTGAAGCCATACATTATTGACTTGGCCTCCGGTAATGGGACTTTCCTAAACAACCAGCGCATCGAGCCTCAGCGATATTACGAGCTGAAGGAGAAGGATGTCCTGAAATTCGGCTACAGTAGCAGGGAATACGTTCTGCTCCACGAGTTCTCTGACACCAGCGAGGTGGATGCTGGTAggcaggaagaagaggaggatgatgaaggaGTGGACGAGTAG